One stretch of Miscanthus floridulus cultivar M001 chromosome 18, ASM1932011v1, whole genome shotgun sequence DNA includes these proteins:
- the LOC136521069 gene encoding telomere repeat-binding protein 6-like, which yields MPRVTPAGARLILDHVLGDPSVPAAAVDKLLAALPFPSDPTPRLLRAVLLRRLAADPVSESSLDTLQLLASLPAPASPIAAAHIAVAAFIAASASDFDAAARALFARPDGRARLAVDEGGSPALASDEVIATVDQFEAAVGNSFSQTVLRGLWGDRSATEERVRELLAAEWAAIGPSLLVAAAERIVGDGAVEKWRAADEATRAKFCILAGEENTREVLGKLEEPTSSANPISTPAVEKAIDALKTSCADLHSVVEDPLPAAKAVADEVLAARLEKGVSLNAEEVRGQPTTCGTAGPSAPNYKDKGPSTGKPHNLMDWNPTARTFQWEESPGPESSESSLRRPHLPSPRRAPVSPLPPLENKNRRRRTRKWCLLEEETLIQGVEQYGSGNWKDILNNNPDVFIGRTPVDLKDKWRNMINVMEKHVGGQVTGASAPSDRTNFTL from the exons ATGCCGCGGGTGACGCCGGCGGGCGCGAGGCTCATCCTGGACCACGTCCTGGGCGACCCCTcggtccccgccgccgccgtcgacaagCTCCTCGCCGCGCTTCCCTTCCCCTCCGACCCGACCCCGCGCCTCCTCCGCGCggtcctcctccgccgcctcgccGCCGACCCGGTCTCCGAATCCTCTCTTGACACGCTCCAGCTCCTGGCCTCGCTCCCCGCTCCCGCCTCCCCAATCGCCGCCGCCCACATCGCCGTCGCGGCCTTCATCGCGGCCTCCGCGTCCGACTTCGACGCCGCCGCGAGGGCGCTCTTCGCGCGCCCCGACGGCCGCGCGCGCCTCGCGGTCGACGAGGGAGGGTCCCCCGCGCTCGCCTCCGATGAGGTCATCGCCACAGTGGACCAGTTCGAGGCCGCCGTCGGGAACTCATTCTCTCAGACCGTCCTCAGGGGCCTGTGGGGCGACCGGTCCGCCACGGAGGAGCGGGTCAGGGAGCTCCTCGCCGCCGAGTGGGCTGCGATTGGGCCGTCGCTGCTCGTTGCGGCGGCTGAGCGGATCGTTGGGGATGGGGCCGTCGAGAAATGGCGTGCCGCTGATGAGGCCACCCGTGCCAAGTTCTGCATTTTGG CTGGGGAAGAAAATACACGTGAGGTTCTCGGCAAACTTGAAGAACCTACCTCCAGTGCAAATCCAATTTCAACACCAGCTGTTGAGAAGGCGATTGACGCGCTCAAAACAAGCTGTGCTGACCTTCACAGTGTTGTGGAGGATCCGCTTCCAGCTGCGAAGGCAGTTGCAGATGAGGTATTGGCTGCAAGGTTGGAGAAAGGCGTTAGTTTGAATGCTGAAGAAGTAAGAGGTCAGCCAACAACTTGTGGCACTGCAGGCCCGAGTGCTCCTAATTATAAAGACAAGGGTCCAAGTACAGGTAAACCTCATAACCTTATGGATTGGAACCCAACAGCACGGACCTTTCAG TGGGAGGAGTCACCTGGTCCTGAGAGTTCAGAATCATCATTACGCAGACCGCACTTGCCTAGCCCAAGGAGAGCACCAGTTTCTCCTTTGCCGCCGTTAGAAAACAAAAATAGGCGTAGAAGGACAAGGAAGTGGTGCTTGTTGGAAGAAGAAACACTAATACAGGGTGTTGAACA GTATGGTAGTGGCAATTGGAAGGACATTTTAAATAACAATCCTGACGTTTTTATCGGCAGAACACCG GTGGACTTGAAGGATAAGTGGAGGAATATGATTAATGTAATGGAGAAACATGTAGGTGGACAAGTTACTGGAGCCTCTGCTCCTTCGGACAGGACTAACTTCACGCTCTAA